Sequence from the Penaeus vannamei isolate JL-2024 chromosome 16, ASM4276789v1, whole genome shotgun sequence genome:
cgttactgtgtttgttcttgtgttcatatatatatatatatatatatatatatatatatatatatatatatatatatatatatagatagatagatagatagatagatatatatatatatatatatatacttatatatatgtatatatatatacttatatatatacttatatgtgtatatatatatatatatatatatatatatatatatatatatatatatatatatatatatgcaaagaaaaacacaataacgtgttgatgatatggaagaaaaacccacaatgcacaacctagtttgtgcattgtgggtttttcttccatatatatatatatatatatatatatatatatatatatatatatatatatatacatacacacacacacatacacacacacacatacacacacacacacacacacacacacacatatatatatatatatatatatatatatatatatatatatatatatatatatatatatatatatatatatatatatatatatatatatatatatatatatatatatatatatatatatatatatatatgtatataagtatatatatatatatatatatatatatatgtatgtatatatatatatatgcatattattatacatgtacacatttatgtatgtagatgtgcgTTCCCCTGAACATCCAATGTCATTGATCCACaggtaaacagagacagacacatgaaAGGCGACGTTAGCATATTTGGCTCAAAATAGACTGCTCAGGAATAAAGTCCAAGAATCATAAAGTTGTCAGATATATGAAGAGTCATTCTGCCTGATGCACTGGCGCATTTCGGCGTAACTCTGGGCCTGATATTGATGACTCCTTTGTCGATTCgtgcattatttttgttctttgtttatcacTGTCTTGTTCTGcatatcgtcaccatcaccatttctaCTCCTACTAATAGTAGAGTTGTCGCATAAGGAAGCAGCTCAATGCgttggcaggggagaggggaaggtcacGTTATTGCCCCGAAAAGTGCAAAGTCGCTGCAGTATTAATACTAGTGCTAGTACAAGCTGACATCCAAAAATCCGGCAACCTAAcgccggattttcgaaaatgccaCCAAAGGGCTATACAGCagcaaagaaatgataaaatgagaagaaaagggtaGGAATATCTGGTGGGAGCTGCATTCAGAACTCAAACCTGATTCTGAAGTGCAGCGCCAGCAAAGCACAAACTTCGACTCCGGAAAATAGTGGCGCGCCAATGCGTTAAATTTGAAAATGCGCTCCGAAATCAATGCCAGAAATCTGAAAGGAACCGGATTATCGGTGgccggatttttgaatgtcaaccTGAAGAGCAGGTGTAATGgtaatagtcatagtagtagtagcagatgtagctgcagtaataatatcaaagtagttgtagcagtattaCATAATAACAAAGTAGGTCAGGTTCAATTCAGATTACAATCAACCAATTTCTTTGAAGGCGAAGGTAGAATTTAGGGATGGAACTAAGCTATGATCGCAACGCCGCCACCCTTGCCTTCCCCACTGGCCTCCACTTCTCCCCACCCAtagccaccccccctccttctccccacgcccctccccatccccttcccgcccttccccatccccttcgcgctcctctccatccccttcccgccCACGCCTGACCGCCCCTTGTCCGCAGGAGGGCATCGGCGGGCTGCAGATCGTGCGCGGCGGGATGATCGCGAGCGGCGACGTGCACGTCATGGACGCGCTGGTGGCGTCGCGCATCGTTTCGCGCCGCCGCACGCCCATCCGCATCCTGGCCGCCAACAACTTCTCCATCGCCGCCACGGACGCCCACGGACGCAGGACCAACACCATCTTCATGAGTgagcctctcgcctcctcctcggctccttcttctcctcttcttttctcattattttcattcttttcttattttatttttcttatttccttcttcatttaatttttcttatttccttcttcatttaatttttcttatttccttctttctatcatttttcttttctttttctccttccatttcttctgcTACAGTACTActaccttttcttcatctttatcgtaTTTTTCTTGTAGTTCCCCTTAGACAGAAAAAtcctatctgtatctctgtcaaaatacagatagaaataaagatatccggccggtttgttaatacattcattatacggacacgCATATACAacgaaatagatgcatatatatcaatctagACATCCATATCtacagtatagatagataggtaaatgtgtgtatatatgtgtgcgatagataaagttaatgtaattgcatatctgtatatacgaatattcatatggttgggcctcgcacaattttaaccgACCGGCCGATGCAGGTTATTTCAGAAATAGGAGATACGTAAATGgacagtgagaaagaaatagagagaaaagcgaCATGCAGACAGATatggcaacagagagagagacagggagagagagagacgaaggcagaaagagacagagacagatatagacagacaggggcagaggcagagacggagagacagaagaagaacgagtcagggagagagagcaagacagggaaacagagCGTGGAATATACTTGATTTTAATGTCAGAAACTAATAGCAAATATTTGGCGATCTAAATAATGTTTGCAATAAAACATTTGCAAAATTTTACATTTACttgttaataataattgtgataattttgcCATAAAAAATCTGTTTATTATGGCACATTTTAGAAAATTCCGCTTCTTATCTttttatgattaatgatattagatatagaaaaaataatggaaatcagaatatctttattatttcctcAGGTCCGTGATAtagttaactctctctctctctcgctctcgctctctatctctctatctctctatctctctatctctctctctctctctctctctctttctctttctctttctctttctttttctctttctctttctctctctctctctctctctctctctctctctctctctctctctctctctctctctctctctctctctctctctctctctctctctctctctctctctctctcatgcagttGCCAATGCACACCAATACTTCCATTATTCACAGCAAACCACAGAACAtcgtcaaaataaataaaaagcagtaaataaaacagtaaataaacCAGACGTGAGACACTGATAATGTCTACATAAATCTTAATGGAAATGTGGCTTCTCATTGATCCTTATTACGACGAAGCCACGACCCTCCTACTActtatgtctgtttttttatgtttctgtgaTTTAGTTGCATTCAATTTCTTTGTTGACATCAATCACGGGTCAATGGCTTTCTTGTTGTAAGTATGAAATGGTCAACGTCATTTTTTGTCAGTGTTATGTAATAGAAACAcggaaaggtgggagaagggagagagcaagagagagaggaatagacagaaTAGATGAATGAACAGATATAATAAGTCGATTGTCttagatatgaatatgattaaTATGCGTagagaaagatattgataaataagCATAGCTAGAGAAATTAAAACGGTGACATATACGTTTAGacggatacacagatagatagataactaagcaggtaagacagatagaccgatatatagacagacacactaaTATTGACAGattcacacaaagacacagataaataatatatcatttaaaccCAGATAGgccgatagatagacacaaacggACATAAAACTCAAACCCGAAAAGAATAATACTAAACTGGGCTCGTTTCCCCCGCCAGACACGGAGGCGATGGAGTGCACCTCGAACCGCCTCGTGATTCGGGACAAGGCGGGGCGACTCCTGTTCTCGGCGTCGCGCGAGGAGGTCCTGGTGGGCGCACAGCATCTCACGGTCAcaggtgagtgggggagagagggagagggagatagggagggaggaaggggggaaggggggagggaaggaggtagtgagagtgagtgggggagagagggagagggagatagggagggaggaagggggggagggaagcaggtagtgagagtgagtgggggagagagagggagagggaggtagggaagggaggaaggggggagggaagcaggtagtgagagtgagtgagggagagagagggaggtagggagggaggaaggggggagagaagcaggtagtgagagtgagtgggggagagagggaggtagggaggtagggaaggaggaaggggggagggaaggaggtagtgagagtgagtgggggagagagaaggagggagagagggaggtagggagggaggaaggggggagggaagcaggtagtgagagtgagtgggggagagagggagaggggaggtagggagggaggaaggggggagggaagcaggtagtgagagtgagtgggggagagagggagagggaggtagggagggaggaaggggggagggaagcaggtagtgagagtgagtggggagagagggagagggaggtagggagggaggaaggggggagggaagcaggtagtgagagtgagtgggggagagggaggagagggaggtagggagggaggaaggggggagggaagcaggtagtgagagtgagtgggggagagagggagagggaggtagggagggaggaaggggggagggaaggaggtagtgagagtgtggaggagagagagggagagaaggagggaggtagggagggaggaaggggggagggaagcaggtagtgagagtgagtgggggagagagggagagggaggtagggagggaggaaggggggagggaagcaggtagtgagggtgagtgggggagagagggagagggaggtagggagggaggaaggggggagggaagcaggtagtgagagtgagtgggggagagaaggggtgggaggtagggagggaggaaggggggagggaagcaggtagtgagagtgagtgggggagagagagggagggaggtagggagggaggaaggggggagggaaggaggtagtgagagagagagtgagaaagcgggggaaaaagggagggggagaaagagagagagggagggagggaagagagagagagacagagactaaggaagggagggatgagagtagagggagagggaaaggaagagggagggaagcaggtagtgagagtgagtgggggagagagggagagggaggtagggagggaggaaggggggagggaagcaggtagtgagagtgagtgggggagagagggagagggaggtagggagggaggaaggggggagggaagcaggtagtgagagtgagtgggggagagggaggagagggaggtagggagggaggaaggggggagggaagcaggtagtgagagtgagtgggggagagagggagagggaggtagggagggaggaaggggggagggaaggaggtagtgagagtgtggggagagatagggagagaaggagggaggtagggagggaggaaggggggagggaagcaggtagtgagagtgagtgggggagagaggtagagggaggtagggagggaggaaagggggagggaagcaggtagtgagggtgagtgggggagagagggagagggaggtagggagggaggaaggggggagggaagcaggtagtgagggtgagtgggggagagagggagagggaggtagggagggaggaaggggggagggaagcaggtagtgagagtgagtgggggagagagggggagggaggtaggtagtgagagtgagtggggaagagagagggagggaggtagggagggaggaaggggggagggaaggaggtagtgagagagagagtgagaaagcgggggaaaaagggagggggagaaagagagagagggagggagggaagagagagagagacagagactaaggaagggagggatgagagtagagggagagggaaaggaagagggaaatagagtttttgtggatgtttttttttctctctttttctttttttttacatttccgtttttttctgtttgtaattTTATCTGTTCGTCTTTTTGCCTCccactctcatccctccttcacctctccctttctctctttaactttttcctcccctccatcctttcctctctccttccctccctccccccttttttcttccttcctccccttttttcttcttctcctctctctacctccttctctttcctcccctttcctctctcctctcctccctctccccctgtctctccctctcacctctctctccctccttctctctctccctcccctctcctccctctcccccctctctccctctcacctctcgcccccctccccctcccaggtgAAGGCGGGGCGGTGTTCAGCGGCTCCGTGCAGACGTCCCACGTGACGGCGCCCATCAGCGAGTCCCTCCTGCTGGAGTCGATGACGCGGAGCCTCGAGGTGACGGCGCCGCAGGGAGTGGCACTGGAGTCGCGGGCGGGCAACATCACCGCCTCCAGCCTGCGGGACTTCACGCTGCAGTCCACGGGCGGCGTGGTAGGTGGGCGTGAACCGTCTAGGGCGGTTGATGGAGTCGTGGAAGTTGGCTCTTTTGGCGGTGGTcgtcgggatttttttttattattattattatctaattatctatcttgttattatcattattattagtgtcatgattttcatcactaccattattgctatcattaccattatctatcactatcactcccatcgtcaccatcaccgctATAGTCCAACCAGTTACCCTGGCCAAGTGGTTCCCAAATTGCGGTTCACGACATATTTCACTGGCGGCTACACTTTAAAGGACAGGTAATAACTGTGAAAAAATCTTCCTTAATGTTGGCTGTGACATGATAACTCATTTGTTAGttccggttttctttttttttagttatatacAGGTATTTTTTAAgacgcgagtgagagagagagagagagagattctaaatTCAAAGGCTTTGGCCAGCTGTAAACCAAGTCCTCAAAAAGGTCGAAAAGCGTTTACTTGTCATATGATTAAAATCTTGATATCCATCCATTTTTCCTACATCATTTTTCACCAGTTACAGCCATAATCCTTTTAAATTTCTCCTCCAGATAAAATTCGACACGCCGAACATCTTCGTGCGTGGCCTAAGGACTTCCACCATCAGAACAACGGATCCGAAGGAGGCTTTGCCTGATGTTTACCAGGTGGGAAACGGGCTTAATATTAATGTTAGTGACagcgatagttttttttttgtgtgaataacTATATTATTGACTTTATTTCTGTTGGCAGAAAAGACTCATGCTACAGAAAATATTCATCACTATTAGTacatcctttttattgttgtgttGTATTCATAGTccatgtgaatacatacatgcatatagacagacagaaggatagataagatgaatatatagacaaatagacacatatatctaggtaaaaagatagacaggtaaatagatctGAAGCCCCTCTCCGTCGCAGGTGTGCGTGTGCAGCAGCGGGCGGCTGTTCTTGGCGAGCCCCGGAGGCGTTTGTGCGGCAGACAACAAATTTTGCAAATaacttcgtttatttatttatttgtctctctgtttcatcgtttttcttttacttttcttctttttcacttgaGATTTTTTGTATAGTATTGtcttggtttgtttgcttgtttagctgtttgtatgtgtatatccagtgaataaaataaaaacatctttGTCTGCAGTTTCCCCTCAGGGTGTTGCCTCCTCCGTAGAAGGttgatggaaaggaggaagacagaaaataTATTTCAAGAAAACAATACGTGTATGGACGTCAATATGTATATTCTAGTTCGTcagacatacagaaaaatataATGGCGAAAGAAAgtttgtttcagtgtgtgtgtgtgtgtgtgtgtctatacacacacacacacacacacacacacacactcacacacatacacacacatacatacatacatacatacattatatatatatatatatatgtgtgtgtgtgtgtgtgtgtgtgtgtgtgtgtgtgtgtgtgtgtgtgtgtgtgtgtgtgtgtgtgtcacacacatacacatacatacatacatacatatatatatatatatatatatatatatatatatatatatatatatatatgtgtgtgtgtgtgtgtgtgtgtgtgtgtgtgtgtgtatgtgtgtgtgtgtatatatatatatatatctatatatatatatatatatatatatatatatatatatatatatatatatatatatatatatatatatatatatatatatatatatatatatatacatacatatatatatatatatatatatatatatatatatatatatgtatatgtatatatatacatatatatatatatatatatatatatatatatatatatatatatatatatatatatatatatatatgtgtgtgtgtgtgtgtgtgtgtgtgtgtgtgtgtgtgtgtgtgtgtgtgtgtgtgtgtgtgtgtgtgtgtgcgcgcgcgcgtgtgtgtgtgtgtgtgtgtgtgtgtgtgtattcatacacatatacatacatacacacacacacacatacacacacacacacacacacacacatatatatatatatatatatatatatatatatatatatatatatatatatatatatatatatatatatatatatacatatatatacgtgtgtgtgtgtgtgtgtgtgtgtgtgtgtgtgtgtgtgtgtgtgtgtgtgtgtgtgtgtgtgtgtgtgtgtgtgtgtgtgtgtgtgtgtgtgtgtgtgtgtgtgtttgtgtgtgcttgcgtgtttgtgtgtgctcatgtttgtatttgtgtgtttgtgtgtgtataatgcataaacagacagacagatatgcatttttgtataaatgtatatctatccatctccatctcacGCATGAGAGTGCAAAGTGTAAACAAAAAATCACCAGACCTGTTTAAAATCgttttgctttttccttcttcctcttttatttcgtgCGGATCAGACTCTCGCGAGAATCAAGGCCGCTGCCTCTCCCTGCGACGCTTTCATGATTTATTCcctttaggagagagagaaagggagagagagagagagagagagagagagagagagagagagagagagagagagagagagagagagagagagagagagagagagagagagagagagacagagagagattgagaaagagagagagagggagagacagggtgagagagagagagagagagagagagaggaaagggcatagatggagggagagagagagaaagagaaagaaagggatataaaACCAGAAAAAGAGTGGTGGGCTATAAGAGAAAAAGATTTCAATTGATTTGATAAATTCATTACTTTCTGTGGACGACAGACAAATTTAAAAAGAAGTGCAAAGGGTGCATAACAGTGTCTTGCAGGGCACGTTgagagctatatatacatatacatttatatgaatatgcttattcacacacacacacacacatacattaaacgGCTAATATCCACCAAAATGTGGATGACTCACAAGAACGGTCTAAGTTATTACCTTGCAGTAAGTATTTACAAACAAATGAGATCGCGTCCCTGGGCAGCAGGTCCCCCAGAACGGGGCACTCCAGCCAGTAATGGCGTAGAGTGTTGGCATAGCGAGGATCACACAATTTCCACGACGAATACTGGGGCACGTCCTCTGCTCGAGACACTTGCCAGCCTGGACGGAACCCGCGCCGAAGCCTCGCACTCACCACATTGCGCCTGCGTGTCATGAGTCCATGACCACGGCATTCGCGTGCACAATTCACACTTTCATAGTGCTAGATGGAAACACTGCTATCATGTTCGACATTATTATGAATCACTGTTAAAGCATGATATTCGGAGTATATATTCTTTCTGTAACGCCGGAGGGCGTGGTATGTGCATCAGGCACAAGCAGTCTGAACAAGATCGTCCACGTTTCCATTGGCCGGCGTGAAAAGGCGCCCATAAAAAGCGCACAGCAAGAGACTCATCTTGGGTTCAGTGACGTGAGGGCGGAAGGGCCCCGGCGGCTCCTTGGTGGGGGGACCGAGGCACGCgccgcgcccccgcccgcccgcagagCCGCCGACGCAGAGGTGTCGAAAGGGCGCAGGAGTGAGATCGAGTAAGAGACACGTGCAGACAGAAGGAGGCGTcccgagtgacagacagagaaaggggaaaggctgaaatggggagatagaggggcagacagacagataaaaagcgagagagcgaaagagacagacagacagagtcaaaaAGAGAAACTCCGCCAGAAAAGGTGAAATGAAAATTCGTAAAATACTTTTTTCCGATTCTAAAAGTACAATTAATTCGAGCTGAAcattcaaaaaagagaaaaaaacaaaaatgttctTGCAAAAGGGAAATTAATGTGACGCTGAGTTTGTTGCTTCGAAAAACGTGCGATTATAAAGCAATACATTTtatcttctatctttctattgtCAGTGTCGtcggcattatcattgtcattttgtcattatttcattacttttatcattactatcatcactattacttttgttattactattatcattataatcatcatcattattattgttgttgttatcatcattattatcattattactgttatcaccattatcatgatatcattataatttatattaatatcattattattatttcttctttttgtgttatcatcatcattatcattatcgtttttgttgttgtatcatcattatttctataattctcattatcattatttttgttataaacattaataccattactgttgtcattaccaATAACttcatcaatactattaccatttcgatcattattagtattattaccatcatcataatcataatcatcattatcattaatgatgatgttattattatcattaacaccattgttatcattagcactattattatcattgttcttattatcattattattattattattattaccattgtcattatcattaatattatcatcatcattattattattattatcattatcactattattatcattattattattattattattattattattattattatcattattattattattattattattattaatattattgttattgttattattatattattagtagtattattattatcattattattgtcattatcattatcattatcattatcattatcattattatgtttttattgtcattattattattattactagtattactatcattactattatcattattgatattaatataattatcatcattttattaatacgattattattatcgttatgattt
This genomic interval carries:
- the LOC113800650 gene encoding delta-sarcoglycan, which translates into the protein MTGAGSGGAGGGPSRFLGGPGGLGGVRGDLRSTPHGTTIQCGPHQYRLGLYGWRRRCLYGLVLVLLVMVILNLALTLFILRVLDVSTEGIGGLQIVRGGMIASGDVHVMDALVASRIVSRRRTPIRILAANNFSIAATDAHGRRTNTIFMNTEAMECTSNRLVIRDKAGRLLFSASREEVLVGAQHLTVTGEGGAVFSGSVQTSHVTAPISESLLLESMTRSLEVTAPQGVALESRAGNITASSLRDFTLQSTGGVIKFDTPNIFVRGLRTSTIRTTDPKEALPDVYQVCVCSSGRLFLASPGGVCAADNKFCK